In the Aliarcobacter cryaerophilus genome, one interval contains:
- a CDS encoding NADH-quinone oxidoreductase subunit N, translated as MSNFIYLIPTLLVLFGAIALLFMSMYEKISVKSHIFVSSLFLVIALVFALLNANTLYSVQPYDSFLNNVLTFDTFSNFFNILLILGTLLTILIGEHYLQHRSYFKGEFFSILLFALFGMMVLAQANELITAFIALEIASFSVYIMVGYNSDDSKRVEAIFKYLVLGAFIGAFFLLGLVLVFGTVASTNLADIYSYIQASNGSNLELLYVGLTLILFTFLFKIAAFPFQSWVLDIYRGAPMIITAYMASTFKIAIFSFFMRLILDYIAPIIDFWDTILQVVIILTLLFGTWLAITQDIVKRMLAASSIVHTGYLLLAFISLSYANNSILNIEAAYSIMFYLIAYLVSALGAFGLASHIISETNIKVTFDDFKGLAKQRPFLAAMMTIFMLSLAGIPGTIGFIGKVYVFTEALKAGYVALAIFAIFATIVSMYYYLRLIAVMYFYPPKDECISQDFNDSRVSTYAILFVAVLTVVGGIGSAVVFFIPALNIDTLINFAQLAVKSLFL; from the coding sequence ATGAGTAATTTTATTTATTTAATTCCAACTTTACTGGTTTTATTTGGGGCTATTGCTCTTCTATTTATGAGTATGTATGAAAAAATTAGTGTAAAAAGTCATATTTTTGTATCTTCACTATTTTTAGTTATAGCTTTAGTATTTGCACTTTTAAATGCAAATACTCTATATTCTGTTCAGCCTTATGATAGTTTTTTAAATAATGTTTTAACTTTTGATACTTTTTCAAATTTCTTTAATATTTTATTAATTTTAGGTACTTTATTGACAATTTTAATTGGTGAACACTATTTACAACATAGAAGTTATTTCAAAGGTGAATTTTTTAGTATTTTACTTTTTGCTCTATTTGGAATGATGGTTTTAGCACAAGCAAATGAGCTAATAACTGCATTTATTGCATTAGAAATTGCATCATTTAGTGTATATATTATGGTTGGTTACAATAGTGATGATTCAAAAAGAGTTGAAGCTATTTTTAAATATTTAGTACTTGGTGCATTTATTGGTGCATTTTTCCTATTAGGACTTGTTTTAGTTTTTGGTACTGTTGCAAGTACAAATTTGGCAGATATTTATTCGTATATTCAAGCAAGTAATGGTTCAAATCTTGAGCTTTTATATGTTGGTTTAACACTAATTTTATTTACTTTCCTTTTCAAAATTGCAGCATTTCCTTTCCAGTCTTGGGTATTAGATATCTATAGAGGTGCTCCTATGATTATTACAGCATATATGGCATCTACATTTAAAATTGCTATATTCTCATTTTTTATGAGATTAATATTAGATTATATAGCTCCAATTATAGATTTCTGGGACACTATTTTACAAGTTGTAATTATTTTAACTCTTCTATTTGGAACTTGGCTTGCTATTACTCAAGATATTGTAAAAAGAATGTTAGCAGCTTCTTCTATAGTACACACAGGTTATTTACTTCTTGCATTTATCTCTTTAAGTTATGCAAATAATTCAATACTAAATATTGAAGCAGCTTACTCTATAATGTTCTATTTAATTGCTTATTTAGTATCTGCACTAGGAGCATTTGGATTAGCTTCTCATATTATTTCAGAGACAAATATTAAAGTTACTTTTGATGATTTTAAAGGTTTAGCAAAGCAAAGACCATTTTTAGCTGCAATGATGACAATATTTATGTTATCACTTGCAGGGATTCCTGGAACTATAGGTTTTATAGGAAAAGTTTATGTATTTACAGAAGCATTAAAAGCTGGATATGTTGCATTAGCAATTTTTGCAATTTTTGCAACAATAGTTTCAATGTATTACTACTTAAGATTAATTGCTGTTATGTATTTTTATCCTCCAAAAGATGAGTGTATAAGTCAAGATTTCAATGACAGTAGAGTATCTACATATGCAATACTTTTTGTTGCTGTTTTAACTGTTGTTGGTGGTATTGGTTCTGCTGTTGTATTCTTTATTCCAGCATTAAATATTGATACTTTAATAAATTTTGCACAATTAGCTGTAAAATCTCTATTTTTATAG
- a CDS encoding fumarate reductase cytochrome b subunit yields the protein MSDLVEGYLGKTEEGRKSRLPAKLDFIQSFTGGFLALFMWAHMMLVASILVSNDFMYQVTKLLEGSFIFEDGNPLLVSIAALVIFVIFIVHAALGMRKLPGNFKQYQVIKAHSKSMGHDDTKLWFTQAFTGFAMFFLGSVHLYVIMTHPDQIGPYESSARVWDEYMWPLYILLLLAVEFHGTIGLYRLCVKWGWFDGENPKATRKALKKLKWALTVFFLVLGFASLAAYMKIGYENSKNNIPRDSFKPSAHIMNYDLKTKSVGGIA from the coding sequence ATGAGTGACCTAGTAGAGGGTTATTTAGGGAAAACCGAAGAAGGAAGAAAAAGTAGATTACCTGCAAAACTTGACTTTATTCAAAGTTTTACAGGTGGTTTTTTAGCTTTATTTATGTGGGCACATATGATGCTTGTTGCATCAATATTGGTGTCAAATGATTTTATGTACCAAGTTACAAAATTATTAGAAGGTAGCTTTATATTTGAAGATGGAAATCCACTTTTAGTATCTATTGCTGCACTTGTTATTTTTGTTATTTTTATTGTTCATGCTGCTTTAGGAATGAGAAAATTACCAGGTAACTTTAAACAGTACCAAGTAATTAAGGCTCATTCAAAAAGTATGGGACATGATGATACAAAATTATGGTTTACACAGGCATTTACAGGATTTGCAATGTTCTTCCTAGGATCAGTGCATTTATATGTAATTATGACTCACCCTGATCAAATAGGTCCTTACGAAAGTAGTGCTAGAGTTTGGGATGAATATATGTGGCCACTATATATTCTTTTACTATTAGCTGTTGAATTCCATGGAACAATTGGTCTTTATAGACTTTGTGTAAAATGGGGATGGTTTGATGGTGAAAATCCAAAAGCAACAAGAAAAGCACTTAAAAAACTTAAATGGGCGTTAACAGTATTTTTCTTAGTTTTAGGATTTGCATCACTTGCTGCTTATATGAAAATTGGTTACGAAAACTCTAAAAATAATATTCCTAGAGATTCATTTAAACCATCTGCACATATAATGAATTATGACTTAAAAACTAAAAGTGTTGGAGGAATCGCATAA